In Fusarium oxysporum f. sp. lycopersici 4287 chromosome 12, whole genome shotgun sequence, one DNA window encodes the following:
- a CDS encoding alcohol dehydrogenase, whose amino-acid sequence MAPKKPIVLRIGEDIKYNHDVYKNVFTKRFDVVANEEPDRESFIKALKENKYGQFSAIYRPHFQTGGEMGQWDEELISLLPPSVRIFASAGAGFNWADVDALGRRRIWYANGAGASDEAVSDTALFMILSVFRNFWLSQRGARTCDPAEFHRMHKLIATISYNPRGHVLGIVGLGNISKLVARKAGLALGMKIHYYDVVRSSPEVEEELQATYHSSLQELLGIADCITLHTPLNAHTQDLINKEAFAAMKDGARLVNTARGQIVNEDALIGALKSGKISAAGLDVHYHEPQVSKELAAMDNVTLTCHNGGAAITTRINFELMAMENILRVVDENGEFCGEPTTAVNRKAFEQASS is encoded by the exons ATGGCGCCGAAGAAACCCATCGTTCTCCGCATAGGAGAGGACATCAAGTATAATCATGACGTTTATAAAAATGTCTTTACTAAGAGGTTTGACGTGGTCGCGAACGAAGAACCTGATAGAGAGTCCTTTATCAAAGCACTAAAAGAGAACAA ATATGGCCAGTTCTCGGCGATATATCGTCCACATTTCCAAACTGGTGGTGAGATGGGCCAATGGGATGAAGAACTCATATCACTTCTGCCACCCTCAGTCCGGATCTTTGCGTCAGCTGGTGCAGGCTTCAACTGGGCTGATGTCGATGCCCTCGGTCGTCGCCGCATCTGGTACGCCAATGGTGCCGGCGCCAGCGATGAAGCCGTATCCGATACTGCTCTGTTCATGATCCTATCGGTATTCCGAAACTTCTGGCTTTCACAGCGTGGTGCACGTACTTGTGACCCAGCGGAGTTCCACAGGATGCACAAACTCATCGCAACCATCTCTTATAATCCTCGAGGTCATGTCCTCGGTATCGTCGGTCTTGGTAACATCAGCAAACTAGTGGCTCGCAAAGCAGGTTTGGCTCTAGGCATGAAGATTCACTATTACGATGTGGTTCGCTCGTCTCCAGAAGTCGAGGAAGAGCTGCAAGCGACATATCATTCATCTCTCCAAGAGCTACTGGGTATTGCGGATTGTATTACTCTACATACCCCGCTCAACGCTCATACTCAAGacctcatcaacaaagaaGCATTTGCGGCAATGAAGGATGGTGCAAGACTCGTTAACACAGCAAGAGGGCAGATCGTTAATGAAGATGCGTTGATTGGAGCCCTGAAGAGTGGCAAGATCTCAGCTGCTGGTCTAGATGTTCATTACCACGAACCTCAGGTATCGAAAGAACTTGCAGCAATGGATAACGTCACGCTAACTTGTCACAATGGAGGAGCGGCTATTACGACGAGAATTAATTTTGAGCTAATGGCCATGGAAAATATTCTGAGAGTAGTGGATGAGAATGGGGAGTTTTGTGGCGAGCCGACTACGGCAGTGAACCGCAAGGCCTTTGAACAGGCTTCTTCGTAA